The uncultured Ilyobacter sp. genome has a segment encoding these proteins:
- the rsmB gene encoding 16S rRNA (cytosine(967)-C(5))-methyltransferase RsmB, with the protein MNVKKRIIKLLGEFEEGKYSNILLNEYFRENNLSRGEKAFITEVFYGVIRNIIFLDYQIDKRATKKVHRKWLRNLLRISYYQAYFMRSDDAGVAWEATELAKEKLGVYVGRFANGMIRSFMREMDDEADQLKADGKMDILYSCPKWFYEKIEKEYGEEAEELLKSYKKIPYLSVRVNKLKYSKVEFEALLEKMGINIMKQIDSVYYLDSGALIDSQEFKDGKITVQDGSSYLAAKMLGAKPGDIVLDTCSAPGSKAAVLAEIMENRGEITALDIHQHKIKLLDMNSKNLGAKIITGVKLDARKVKEQGKKFDKILVDAPCSGYGVLRKKPEALYNKDMTNVEELAKLQYEILESASKSLKDDGELVYSTCTIFNEENTDNAQRFLQNNPEFEVVELEFPQGVNGHKDSIGGLVIDYNEEFLDSFYIIKFKKRIG; encoded by the coding sequence TTGAATGTAAAAAAGAGAATCATAAAACTTTTGGGAGAGTTTGAAGAGGGAAAGTATTCCAATATCCTTTTGAATGAATATTTCAGAGAAAATAATCTAAGCCGTGGGGAAAAGGCATTTATTACAGAGGTTTTTTACGGAGTAATAAGAAATATAATATTTCTGGACTACCAGATAGATAAGAGAGCCACCAAAAAAGTTCACAGAAAGTGGCTGAGGAATCTTCTGAGGATCTCATACTATCAGGCCTACTTTATGAGGAGTGACGATGCAGGGGTGGCATGGGAAGCCACAGAACTTGCCAAGGAAAAACTAGGGGTGTATGTGGGAAGGTTTGCCAACGGTATGATCAGGTCTTTCATGAGAGAGATGGACGACGAGGCTGATCAGCTGAAGGCCGATGGGAAAATGGATATTTTATATTCATGTCCAAAGTGGTTTTATGAGAAAATAGAAAAAGAGTATGGAGAGGAAGCTGAGGAGCTTCTGAAATCTTATAAAAAGATACCATACCTGAGTGTAAGGGTCAATAAGCTCAAATACAGCAAGGTTGAATTTGAAGCTCTTCTTGAAAAAATGGGAATCAATATAATGAAACAGATAGATTCTGTGTATTACCTAGATTCCGGGGCACTTATCGATTCCCAGGAGTTCAAAGATGGTAAAATAACAGTCCAGGACGGATCGTCATATCTGGCTGCTAAGATGCTAGGTGCAAAACCTGGGGACATAGTATTAGACACATGCAGTGCACCTGGTTCAAAGGCTGCAGTTCTGGCAGAGATAATGGAAAACAGGGGAGAGATAACGGCCCTTGACATACATCAGCATAAGATAAAGCTTCTCGATATGAATTCTAAAAATCTTGGTGCCAAAATAATAACCGGAGTAAAACTTGATGCAAGAAAAGTAAAAGAGCAGGGGAAAAAGTTTGACAAGATACTGGTAGATGCACCGTGCAGCGGTTATGGGGTACTACGTAAAAAACCGGAAGCCCTCTATAATAAAGACATGACAAATGTAGAGGAGCTGGCTAAACTCCAGTATGAGATACTTGAGTCTGCATCTAAATCGTTGAAAGATGATGGTGAGCTGGTATATAGTACCTGTACTATTTTTAATGAGGAAAATACAGACAATGCCCAGCGTTTCCTGCAAAACAACCCGGAATTTGAGGTAGTGGAATTAGAGTTCCCACAGGGTGTAAATGGTCACAAAGACAGTATAGGGGGACTTGTAATAGATTACAATGAGGAGTTTCTAGACAGTTTTTACATCATAAAGTTTAAAAAGAGGATAGGATAA